tcgattttccggatattgcaatagcgtgttgagcgacgttatcaactctgcaaacggcgtgtcgcgcgagaagcggaattggaacgacatcgggtagccagtggtgaagtagacgaatgctaggtgggggtaggtttgtgtcatttgtgttttgtggtgtgaagtagaatgagagatgtttacctcaaattgtggctttctatgctccctttaacgtgatcaacggtttgaaacttgattttgagacgaaaaatggatggagattgattgagttttggatagggtttggagaagttttggagaaaaaatgatgaaatagtgaaggagggaaaattgtatatgcataTATgttttcggaaataaacttccgaaatattcctttttttgaattttcatgcatttcgaaaatgcatctctgaaaacaccaaaaaaatggtgtttttggagatgcatttctgaagtcaaaaaaaatctaaaaaaaaaaattacttcggagacGCATCTCCGAAGCAGGAGCAAATGGGGGATTtcactgggggtgaccccatagggaggtggataaaaaaattctctaaatataatcaaaattataactcgtaataatttgtttaaattctaAACTATTTAGTCCAATCCATTATCCAACTTCGTCACAGGTAAACCCGAAGCGAGTCGGATAATCTCTCGTCTCTTTTACAAAAGATGAGCTAAATGACCACTATTTTTGACATCAAAGAGTATCCACCATTATTTAACAATGACTACTTGGGGTGGAACTTCTTGACCATTTCTTTAATATGTCATACCTAACCACACGTtatattttcatttattattCTAACATAATCACCATGTGTTCTATATTTTAAAGGAAGTGACAATAAGACATATTCTCATTTTTAACCGAATATTTTCAATACATAAGAGATACTCATTCAACACCCTCACAACATATATACATATCTCTTCACATCTATAAGAACATCACATTATAAAATTATCTCACACTTTCTTAGTTCCTCTTACAAAACATGTCCACCACAACCACACCTTTCACATTGAATGTTCTTGATCATTGCAAAATCACACCCCCACTCAATACAACTCCAAAAACATCTTCCCTCCCACTAACATTCTTTGACATTCCTTGGCTTCTCTTTTCTCCAAGCCAACCTCTATTTTTCTATGACTTCCCCCACTCAATTTCACATTTCACAACCACCATTGTCCCAAAACTTAAACAATCTCTTTCTCTTACACTTCAACATTACTTCCCATTTTCCGGTACATTTGTTCCCTTGCCCGGTCTAACCGATCCCCAACTCAAATTCACTCATGACAACTCCATTTCATTCGTAGTCGCTGAATCAAATAGCGACTTCGAACACTTATGCTCTTATCATGTAAGAGATGTCAACAAATTTCACTCTTTAGTCCCAAAATTGCAAGAAATCTTTTCATTTGAACACAAAGAGTTCCCTTTGTTAGCTATTCAAATCACATCATTCCCAAATTATGGCTTTTCCATTGGCCTAGCTTTTCATCATGTTATTGCTGATGGAAGAACCTTCCACAATTTCATCAAAACATGGTCCTCATATTGTTCTTCAACTACATTTGAACCCTCACCATCAATAAAGTCACTACCCTTTTACGACCGAGACGTGATCATCGACGAAAAAGACCTTCGCGGAGTTTTCTTAAAAGATTTAAGAAAAAGAAATGTCATAGATAGTTGTAGAGCAATAAAAATGGATTTCTCAAATATGACTAGAGCTACATTCTCAATGAGTACAAGTGAAATggagaaagtaaaaaaaaaaattcttgaatcatgcaaagaaaagaaaacatctCTTCCTTTGCATTTATCTCCTTATGTGTTAACTAGTGCTTTTTTTTGGGTTTGTTTGGTTAAAACCCAACAAGAGTTTGTTAATGAAGATGTTACACACTTTGGATTCATTGCTGGTGGAATAACAAGGTTAGAATATGAAGTACCAAAGAATTATTTTGGCAATTGTGTTGGATTTGGAAAGGTATCATTGAGAAGAAAGGATTTACTAGGAGAAGATGGAATTGTTATTGCGGCTAAAGAAATTGGAAGCACAATTAAGAAACTTGATGCATCAATTTTAGGGGAAGGTGAAAAGTGGATTTTGGATTGGGAAATGTTACATGGGTCAGAGGAACATGTTCATGTTACATGGTCTCCAAAATTGAAACTTTATGAATTGAATTTTGGGTGGGGAAGGCCTAAGAAAATTGAAGAGATTTCAATTGATTTTACAAGAGGTGTTTCTTTTGTTGAGAGTAGAGATTTTGAGGGTGGGATTGAGATAGGGTTAGCTTTGccaaagagtgaaatggatgttTTCACTTTTTTGTTTAATAAAGGACTTGAGGATCTAGCATGATTATGTGGTTTCACTTTTGTTTCTCAACGTGTAGTTTTTGCATGTTTTTATGTGTaactttttataaataaaaaaacagaaaTGATATGCTTACACTGAAAAGTATACACACATGtttaaatgataaataataaGGTTCACATTTTTCAAAATGCTGGGTTGattattttattagtattttagtaGAAAAGGAAAACTTTATATAGTGTAGTGTATGAATAGcaaatctaataaaaaaatagtttattataaattatggATTTTTTTGTTAGCATTTA
The sequence above is drawn from the Vicia villosa cultivar HV-30 ecotype Madison, WI unplaced genomic scaffold, Vvil1.0 ctg.000896F_1_1, whole genome shotgun sequence genome and encodes:
- the LOC131632056 gene encoding anthocyanin 5-aromatic acyltransferase-like, whose translation is MSTTTTPFTLNVLDHCKITPPLNTTPKTSSLPLTFFDIPWLLFSPSQPLFFYDFPHSISHFTTTIVPKLKQSLSLTLQHYFPFSGTFVPLPGLTDPQLKFTHDNSISFVVAESNSDFEHLCSYHVRDVNKFHSLVPKLQEIFSFEHKEFPLLAIQITSFPNYGFSIGLAFHHVIADGRTFHNFIKTWSSYCSSTTFEPSPSIKSLPFYDRDVIIDEKDLRGVFLKDLRKRNVIDSCRAIKMDFSNMTRATFSMSTSEMEKVKKKILESCKEKKTSLPLHLSPYVLTSAFFWVCLVKTQQEFVNEDVTHFGFIAGGITRLEYEVPKNYFGNCVGFGKVSLRRKDLLGEDGIVIAAKEIGSTIKKLDASILGEGEKWILDWEMLHGSEEHVHVTWSPKLKLYELNFGWGRPKKIEEISIDFTRGVSFVESRDFEGGIEIGLALPKSEMDVFTFLFNKGLEDLA